The Phoenix dactylifera cultivar Barhee BC4 chromosome 17, palm_55x_up_171113_PBpolish2nd_filt_p, whole genome shotgun sequence genome contains a region encoding:
- the LOC103716573 gene encoding LOW QUALITY PROTEIN: protein ASPARTIC PROTEASE IN GUARD CELL 2 (The sequence of the model RefSeq protein was modified relative to this genomic sequence to represent the inferred CDS: inserted 2 bases in 1 codon) produces MRQREVVPPLTPSLILLLFQLLSTLPFTTLALHFHHVNLHDLTAGHRPPDATPQKEKSHHHDPHKLFLNLLHRHTLPGRNHSTLHDRLIRDSHRVSFLLRRLGAGYHPDDFGSDVVSGLDEGSGEYFVRIGVGSPPKEQFMVIDSGSDIVWVQCRPCTQCYAQSDPVFDPADSTSFAGISCKSPICDIARAGASASCGGAGLCLYEVSYGDGSYTKGTLALETLTFGPTAVQNVAIGCGHRNRGLFTGAAGLLGLGWGPMSFVGQLGGQVGGAFSYCLVSRGSGSTGSLLFGRSSAVPVGAVWVPLLRSPRAPSFYYVGLSGLGVGGREVTARGRALQIKXEDGEGGVVMDTGTAVTRLPGEAYEALRDAFVEGAVGLPRGSGVSIFDTCYDLAGYESVRVPTVSFYFSGGTILTLPARNFLIPVDDSGTFCFAFAPSSSGMSILGNIQQEGIQITLDSANGFVGFGPTTC; encoded by the exons ATGCGACAAAGGGAAGTGGTGCCGCCCTTAACACCTTCTCTCATTCTACTACTCTTCCAACTCCTCTCCACCCTTCCCTTCACCACTCTCGCCCTCCACTTCCACCATGTCAACCTCCACGACCTCACCGCCGGCCACCGCCCTCCCGACGCCAccccacaaaaagaaaaatcccaCCACCATGACCCCCACAAGCTCTTCCTCAACCTCCTCCACCGCCACACCCTCCCCGGACGCAACCACTCCACCCTCCACGACCGCCTCATCCGAGACTCCCATCgcgtctccttcctcctccgccgcctcgGCGCCGGCTACCACCCTGACGACTTTGGCTCCGACGTCGTCTCCGGCCTCGACGAAGGAAGCGGCGAATACTTCGTCCGCATCGGCGTAGGCAGCCCGCCGAAAGAACAGTTCATGGTGATAGACTCCGGCAGCGACATCGTGTGGGTCCAGTGCCGGCCATGCACCCAATGCTACGCCCAGTCCGACCCCGTCTTCGACCCCGCCGACTCCACCTCCTTCGCCGGCATATCATGCAAATCCCCCATCTGCGACATCGCCCGCGCCGGCGCCTCCGCCTCCTGCGGCGGCGCCGGCCTCTGCCTTTACGAAGTCTCCTACGGAGACGGCTCCTACACCAAGGGGACGTTAGCTCTGGAGACGTTGACTTTCGGGCCGACCGCGGTCCAGAACGTCGCCATCGGGTGCGGTCACCGCAACCGCGGTCTGTTCACCGGGGCGGCCGGTCTGCTGGGTCTGGGCTGGGGGCCCATGTCCTTCGTGGGCCAGCTCGGCGGCCAGGTCGGGGGGGCCTTCAGCTACTGCCTCGTGAGCCGAGGGTCTGGTTCGACCGGTTCGCTACTCTTCGGCCGGAGCTCGGCCGTCCCGGTTGGCGCGGTCTGGGTACCGCTCCTCCGCAGCCCACGCGCCCCCAGCTTCTACTATGTGGGACTCTCCGGCCTCGGGGTCGGCGGGCGTGAGGTTACCGCTCGGGGAAGAGCTCTTCAAATTAA CGAGGATGGGGAGGGGGGAGTGGTGATGGACACCGGGACGGCGGTGACGAGACTGCCGGGGGAGGCGTACGAGGCGCTGCGGGACGCATTCGTGGAGGGGGCGGTGGGGTTACCACGGGGGTCGGGGGTGTCGATATTCGACACGTGCTACGATCTAGCCGGGTACGAGAGCGTGCGGGTGCCGACCGTGTCGTTCTATTTTTCGGGCGGCACGATACTGACTCTACCGGCACGAAACTTTCTAATACCGGTGGACGATTCGGGGACGTTTTGTTTTGCGTTTGCTCCGTCCTCGTCGGGGATGTCGATACTGGGGAATATTCAGCAGGAAGGTATTCAGATTACGTTGGATTCTGCCAATGGTTTTGTGGGGTTTGGGCCTACTACTTGTTAG
- the LOC103716582 gene encoding probable protein arginine N-methyltransferase 6.1 — MMYGDSGFRNGYSQYGARGEPRYRRGRRGPGDLRGGRGPFRVCSYYPSSSSSASTPSYAQPLEGDRASSPRWLEFDRAYFQSYSHVGIHEEMIKDRLRTDTYRAAIMRHQHFIAGKVVMDVGCGTGILSIFCAQAGARRVYAVEASEIAVQANEVVKENDLSDKVIVLHGRVEDVNIEEKVDVIISEWMGYMLLYESMLASVIFARDKWLKPGGLILPSHATLYMAPVTDSERYRDSIDFWRDVYGIDMSAMLPLAKQCAFEEPVVDTISGENVLTWPFVVKYVDCYTVTAQELESITTKYRFASMMQAPLHGFAFWFDVEFNGPPMFPLNNHLHFPPANSSSDFYAHGSGHRKKRVKSDDVIVLSTAPEDAPTHWQQTMLYFYEPIEVKQDQIIEGSITLCQSKENPRFLNIHLEYSSGGRSFVKESVMR, encoded by the exons ATGATGTACGGGGATTCGGGTTTCCGCAACGGCTACTCGCAGTACGGGGCGCGGGGGGAGCCGCGGTACCGGAGGGGGAGAAGAGGGCCAGGGGACTTGCGAGGAGGGCGCGGACCGTTTAGGGTTTGTTCGTAttacccctcttcttcttcttctgcctcGACTCCTTCTTATGCGCAGCCGCTAGAGGGCGATAGGGCTTCGTCTCCGCGGTGGTTGGAGTTCGATCGGGCCTACTTTCAATCTTACTCCCATGTCGGCATCCATGAAGAGATGATCAAG GATCGTTTGCGGACTGATACTTATCGGGCTGCTATCATGCGACATCAACATTTCATTGCAGGCAAG GTTGTCATGGATGTTGGCTGTGGAACGGGAATTCTCTCTATATTTTGTGCTCAAGCTGGTGCTAGACGA GTCTATGCTGTAGAAGCAAGTGAGATTGCTGTTCAG GCTAATGAAGTTGTGAAAGAAAATGATCTATCTGACAAGGTCATCGTCTTGCATGGACGAGTTGAG GATGTTAACATCGAGGAAAAGGTTGATGTCATAATTTCTGAATGGATGGGCTATATGCTTCTTTATGAG AGTATGCTGGCTAGTGTAATATTTGCCAGAGATAAATGGCTTAAACCTGGGGGACTTATCCTTCCTTCACATGCAACG CTTTACATGGCACCAGTTACAGATAGCGAGAGGTATCGTGATAGCATTGATTTCTGGCGTGATGTCTATGGGATTGACA TGTCTGCAATGCTACCACTTGCAAAACAGTGTGCATTCGAAGAGCCCGTTGTTGACACAATTAGCGGAGAGAATGTTTTAACATGGCCTTTTGTG gttaagtatgTGGATTGCTACACTGTCACAGCTCAAGAGCTTGAATCTATTACCACTAAGTATAGATTCGCATCAATGATGCAAG CCCCTCTCCATGGATTTGCTTTCTGGTTTGATGTCGAATTCAATGGGCCACCAATGTTTCCATTGAACAACCATTTGCATTTCCCTCCTGCAAATTCATCGTCAGACTTTTATGCGCATGGTTCTGGCCACAGAAAGAAACGGGTTAAATCTGATGATGTAATTGTGCTGTCCACTGCACCTGAGGATGCTCCAACACACTGGCAACAG ACAATGCTCTATTTTTATGAACCTATAGAGGTGAAGCAAGACCAAATTATAGAAGGTTCCATAACGTTATGTCAGAGCAAGGAGAACCCGAGGTTTCTGAATATTCACCTTGAATACTC CTCAGGAGGTCGATCTTTTGTAAAGGAGTCTGTTATGCGATGA